In the genome of Rhizobium binae, the window CGGCCGCCGCGATCGGCGAGCGCCTTCACGGCGTCGCCCGCGGTTTGAGCAGCTTCGTCTATCTGTTTCTGGCCGGCGGCGGCGGCATCGGCGCCGGCATGTTCCTCGACGGCCACCTCTACAAGGGCAGCCGCAACAATGCCGGCGAGATCGGCCATATCATCGTCGAGCCGCACGGCAAGCTCTGCAACTGCGGCAAGCGCGGCTGCCTCGACCGCTACATCTCGCCGACCGTCGCTTACGAATTCATGGGCATCGCCAATGTCGAGGAGCTGTCATCAGACGATCTCGACGCGCTGATCGCCAAGGGCAGCGACGGTCTCGACGCCTGGCTCGACCAGGCCGTCCAGCCTCTGCGGCAGACCCTCGACTTTCTCGAACTTGCCTTCGATCCGCAGACCATCGTGCTCGGGGGCAGCCTGTCGACATCGCTGATGCGCCGGTTGGCCGAACGGCTGGAGCCGCTGCACCTGCCGATCGATCCCAACCGCAAGGGCAGCCTGCCCCGCGTAATGATCGGCATGACCGGCAAGGATACTGCCATCCTCGGCGCCGCCGCCCTGCCGATCTTTTCCGAAACCAATCCACGCTTCGACGTCCTGCAGAAACCGGTCGGCTGACCCTCATTCGCCTGCCGGCACCCTTGCATCTGCTTGCAGCGCGCGGCGCGCCGGAGGCCGCGCAAAGATGACCACGTTGCCGAGAAGCGTCAGCGCCAGGCCGATCAGGCCAAGACCGGTCCAGTGGTAGCCCTCGAAGACCGTCGACAAGGACAGGGCGACGATCGGGAACAGGACGGTAGCATAGGCGGCGCGTGAGGAGCCGATGCGCGACACCAGCATGAGATAGGTGGTGAAGCCGATCACCGAACCGATCGCCGCGAGATAGAGCAGTGCGACGAGATACTTGATGTCGGGCGGCGCCACGACCGGCGTTTGCGTCACGGTAATCAAGAAGAGCAGGACGATCGTGCCATAGGTCATGCCCCAGGCATTGGCGGTCACCGGTGAAATTCCGGCCGCGCTGTTTCGGCGTGACGCCATATTGCCGAGCGAGAAGAACAGCGTGCCGAGCGCTGCGAGCCCGATTCCTTTCAACGTGTCCAGATTGAAATCGACGACAACCTCCTCTGCGAACAGCAGGAGGAGGCCGGTGGCGCCGAGCGCGGCCGCGAGAAGCGTGCGGCCGGTAACGCGGTCGCCGAAGAACAGGCGCGCATTGACGGCATTGTAGATCGTTGCGAGCGAGAAGATGACCGAGATCAGCCCGGACGGGATAAAGCCGGCGGCGTTGTAGAAACAGATGAAATTGAGGCTGAACAGGCAGAGCGCTTGCGCAAGGATGAAAGGCTGATCGTGCAAGGCAGGCAGCTTCAGCCGCCGCATGACGGCCAGGATGGCGACGAGGATCACCGCTGCGAGCGCAAATCTGTAAAAGACCGAGACCAGCACCGGCACGGGACCGACCTGCATCGCAATGGCGATCCAGGTCGTCCCCCATATCAGGACGGTGGCGATGAAGAGAGCGGCATTTGCCATGGAGTGATCCTCGTTTTCTCGATCGATAGGCCAACCATGAGCCGGGCTCTTGCAGATTCTTGCTGCGAAATTTATTGCCCCGGACTTCCCGCTCGCCACGCGGACCGTCCGCCGGTATTATTCGCCAGGACGCACAGGTGAGGAAGAACAGGTGAAAGATAGCCGCCTCTCGGTTTACAGCTTTTTGTCCGCATCTCCCTCTGCTCTCATGTCGCAGTCGATCGATTTGGGGTTCGGGCGATCGGCGGCCCTCTGGAGCAATGGCAGCGACAGGATGAGCTATGAGCGGCCGGACGGACATACGTTCAGCCTCTATCTCACTGGTGGCGCCGGAACGCGCCGTCTGGATGGCAGCCCCGCCGCGCGAGGCCGGCCCGGAGCCTTGTGCATCATGCCGCAGGGGCACTCGTCGGAATGGGAAATCACCGACCACTTCGAATTCGTCCATCTCTATGTTCCAGACGATCAGATGCGCCGGATGTTTGCCGAGACGTTTGACCGCGATTCCAGGCTTATGGTGCTCCCCGAAGCGACCTTCGCAGATGCGCCCGCCCTGGCGCGCACGCTTCGGCAGATGACGCAAGCGATGTCGGCGGGCGATCATCTCATGGCTGAAGAAGCGATGACGCAGACGATCAAGGATTTCTTCGTTGATCCCCGTTACGGAGGGATGCGTTCCCGCGCCATCAGCGGCGGGCTCGCTCCTCATATCA includes:
- a CDS encoding ROK family transcriptional regulator; protein product: MKAISGTNLEQAKSHNRRVVIEAVRTHGPLSRAAIARMTALTAQTVSNIVEELERSHLLVPAEAQKLARGQPIIPYSINPAGAYSIGLELGRQRASGVLTDLTGAVRARIERHVEHPDPQEAMPVLQAIVEDLQQAFAFDRHRLLGVGMALPGRYADGGITSLSPKSLPGWQDFPVGHELEQRVKMPVLVENDATAAAIGERLHGVARGLSSFVYLFLAGGGGIGAGMFLDGHLYKGSRNNAGEIGHIIVEPHGKLCNCGKRGCLDRYISPTVAYEFMGIANVEELSSDDLDALIAKGSDGLDAWLDQAVQPLRQTLDFLELAFDPQTIVLGGSLSTSLMRRLAERLEPLHLPIDPNRKGSLPRVMIGMTGKDTAILGAAALPIFSETNPRFDVLQKPVG
- a CDS encoding DMT family transporter, yielding MANAALFIATVLIWGTTWIAIAMQVGPVPVLVSVFYRFALAAVILVAILAVMRRLKLPALHDQPFILAQALCLFSLNFICFYNAAGFIPSGLISVIFSLATIYNAVNARLFFGDRVTGRTLLAAALGATGLLLLFAEEVVVDFNLDTLKGIGLAALGTLFFSLGNMASRRNSAAGISPVTANAWGMTYGTIVLLFLITVTQTPVVAPPDIKYLVALLYLAAIGSVIGFTTYLMLVSRIGSSRAAYATVLFPIVALSLSTVFEGYHWTGLGLIGLALTLLGNVVIFARPPARRALQADARVPAGE
- a CDS encoding helix-turn-helix domain-containing protein, with amino-acid sequence MSYERPDGHTFSLYLTGGAGTRRLDGSPAARGRPGALCIMPQGHSSEWEITDHFEFVHLYVPDDQMRRMFAETFDRDSRLMVLPEATFADAPALARTLRQMTQAMSAGDHLMAEEAMTQTIKDFFVDPRYGGMRSRAISGGLAPHIRRRILDYIEAHLDETIRLQDLAAIGQLSAFHFQRMFRASYGVSPHGWVAHRRVERAKSMLRGKDPIAQIASACGFSSQSHMTRAFKLGAGVTPSAYRQRL